A window of Phormidium ambiguum IAM M-71 contains these coding sequences:
- the holA gene encoding DNA polymerase III subunit delta — MPIYLYWGEDDFTLQKAVVDLRESVLDPHWASFNYDKIFADRPDAILQALNQAMTPPFGMGQRFVWLVDTNIGQHCPEQLLAELERTLPFVPETSTLLLTSRSKPDERLKGTKLLKKYAQIREFALIPPWKTDQIIQRVKQAAQEAGVRLAPAALELLAHSVGNDTRLLNSELAKLQLFSWNHREALEVETVAKLVTANTQNSLQLAGAIIQGDAAKALVLVADLINRNEPALRIVATLIGQFRTWLWVKLMTQEGERDEKAIAKAAEVANPKRIYFLQQEVRSLDLKQLSQSLPILLELEVSLKQGAEPIATLQTKAIELCQIYK; from the coding sequence ATGCCAATTTACCTTTATTGGGGGGAGGATGATTTCACTCTCCAAAAAGCTGTTGTTGATTTGCGTGAATCTGTACTCGATCCCCACTGGGCTAGTTTCAACTATGACAAAATTTTTGCCGATCGACCAGATGCCATACTTCAAGCTTTAAATCAAGCTATGACTCCGCCATTTGGTATGGGACAACGTTTTGTTTGGTTAGTTGATACTAATATTGGCCAACATTGTCCAGAACAGTTGTTAGCTGAACTAGAACGTACCTTGCCTTTTGTCCCGGAAACTTCCACACTTTTACTAACTAGTCGGAGTAAACCTGACGAACGACTAAAAGGCACAAAATTACTCAAAAAATATGCTCAAATCCGTGAATTTGCCTTAATTCCGCCCTGGAAGACAGACCAAATTATACAGCGAGTTAAGCAAGCGGCACAAGAGGCGGGAGTGAGGTTAGCTCCTGCGGCTTTGGAACTTTTGGCGCACTCTGTTGGTAATGATACTCGGTTATTAAATTCGGAATTGGCAAAATTGCAACTGTTTAGCTGGAATCATCGAGAAGCTCTGGAGGTAGAAACTGTTGCTAAACTAGTAACAGCTAATACGCAAAATAGTTTGCAGCTAGCCGGGGCAATTATTCAGGGAGATGCAGCTAAAGCTCTGGTATTAGTGGCAGATTTAATTAATCGCAATGAACCAGCTTTAAGAATTGTAGCTACTTTGATTGGGCAATTTCGCACTTGGTTGTGGGTGAAGTTGATGACACAAGAGGGAGAAAGGGATGAAAAAGCGATCGCCAAAGCCGCAGAAGTCGCTAATCCCAAGCGAATCTATTTTCTGCAACAAGAAGTTCGCTCTTTAGATCTCAAACAACTTTCTCAGAGCTTGCCCATCCTGCTAGAGTTAGAGGTTAGTCTCAAACAAGGAGCAGAGCCAATAGCTACTCTGCAAACCAAAGCGATCGAACTCTGCCAAATTTACAAGTAG
- a CDS encoding DUF1868 domain-containing protein — protein MDDNYQTYLNRLAKMTLPETYKSQAQHIQESPKFVPTVEGGRKPVPFPGYTIITPPSEEDAANNSCYTNLQDCQEQILQQFPNLMVPVPPASFHLTLADLIWASSFLDATENPQFEEQLRSCIGQIFEQTQPLVSGGNPIKFQLLGLMIMPRAIGVSLVAKDESAYDRIVKFRRAIYQNSDFIGLGIEQQYGFTAHVTLGYFGDISQHFDRDRLSHTLSDMNLQWLDNPQEFWIQRAELRKFDDMTRYYREPDWPVLEF, from the coding sequence TTGGACGATAACTATCAAACTTATCTGAATCGATTGGCAAAGATGACGCTGCCGGAAACTTACAAATCCCAAGCACAGCACATTCAAGAATCACCTAAGTTTGTGCCTACTGTTGAGGGGGGTAGAAAACCTGTTCCTTTCCCTGGATACACAATAATTACTCCTCCCAGTGAAGAAGACGCAGCAAACAATAGTTGTTATACAAATTTGCAGGATTGTCAAGAGCAAATTTTACAACAGTTTCCCAATTTAATGGTGCCAGTACCTCCAGCTAGTTTCCATTTAACTTTGGCAGATTTAATTTGGGCGAGTTCTTTCCTTGATGCGACAGAAAATCCTCAGTTTGAAGAGCAGTTACGCTCTTGCATCGGTCAAATTTTTGAGCAAACTCAACCTTTAGTCAGCGGCGGTAATCCGATTAAATTTCAGTTGTTGGGATTAATGATTATGCCGAGAGCGATCGGTGTTTCTTTAGTAGCAAAAGATGAATCAGCTTACGATCGCATAGTCAAGTTCCGTCGCGCTATCTACCAAAATAGTGACTTCATTGGGTTAGGAATCGAGCAACAATACGGTTTTACTGCTCACGTTACTTTAGGTTATTTTGGCGATATCTCCCAGCATTTCGATCGCGATCGCTTAAGTCACACGCTGTCCGATATGAATCTACAATGGCTAGATAATCCCCAAGAATTTTGGATACAAAGGGCGGAATTACGTAAGTTTGATGATATGACACGCTACTACCGCGAACCTGATTGGCCAGTCTTGGAATTTTAG
- a CDS encoding DUF4168 domain-containing protein — MTKVNSPISLSSLNQVISRSLLVTFLALIGVLCGLAPNLSSRSPNLILSSAALAQSSISDDEVRRYTQAAYTIEIRRLAVVEEMARRNLPVPDNTCAAGGNVPAALKDFCEFSRQTIEANQLSVGRFQQIRNAVQSDPTLKQRVDAELRRLR, encoded by the coding sequence ATGACTAAAGTTAATTCTCCCATTTCCTTATCTAGCCTCAACCAAGTAATATCTCGATCTTTACTTGTAACTTTTCTGGCTTTGATTGGTGTACTCTGTGGACTAGCTCCCAATCTGTCTTCTCGTTCTCCAAATTTAATCCTGAGTTCTGCTGCCTTGGCTCAGTCGTCAATCAGTGATGATGAAGTGAGACGATATACTCAAGCTGCTTATACCATCGAAATAAGACGACTAGCTGTAGTTGAAGAAATGGCGAGGAGAAATTTACCTGTTCCTGACAACACTTGTGCTGCTGGTGGTAATGTTCCAGCTGCATTAAAAGATTTTTGTGAATTTTCTCGACAGACTATTGAAGCCAATCAATTATCAGTTGGTCGATTTCAACAAATTAGAAACGCTGTACAATCAGACCCTACACTTAAACAAAGAGTTGATGCTGAATTGCGCCGCCTACGATAG